One Salinimonas marina DNA segment encodes these proteins:
- a CDS encoding M28 family peptidase yields the protein MKMRTLYKPLASLLLLVSTVSPADTGLTDTQEQTLQTLKQQALEDDLSYQLIESLTTEVGARLVGSEGEKRSVTWAVNKMKALGFDKVWTEESDAQLWQRGDIEARISSPFPHPVAALALGNSVGTDGKTIEAEVVEFADLAALQAAPANSLNNKIAFVSYKMERHKDGHGYGKAVGARVVGASEAAKKGAVAFIMRSVGTDSNKLAHTGVSRYAEGVKKIPAVAISNPDADLLQNVLGRSQPVIFALSTSASGPSGKTTTIANVIGEVTGARTPEQLVTLGAHLDSWDVGTGAIDDGIGVGITLAAGHYLAGLPTRPDRTLRVILFAAEEVGLLGAKDYVKQHQQEMSQHVIGAEWDFGNGKIYKLEPGVNPEALPAIQSFARHLSSLGVSMASTNSAKGQSDMSALGEAGQPAVNFNPDGSDYFDYHHTRNDTLDKVNAEALKTNTAIYTMFAYFATSTTAEFRRPPQTASRQTQ from the coding sequence ATGAAAATGCGCACGCTTTATAAGCCCCTGGCCAGCCTACTGCTGCTAGTCAGCACCGTTAGTCCGGCCGACACCGGCCTTACTGATACTCAGGAACAAACCTTACAAACCCTTAAGCAACAAGCACTTGAAGACGATCTTTCCTATCAGCTGATTGAGTCTCTCACCACTGAGGTCGGCGCCCGCCTGGTGGGCTCTGAAGGTGAAAAGCGCTCGGTGACCTGGGCCGTAAACAAAATGAAGGCACTGGGTTTTGATAAGGTCTGGACCGAAGAAAGTGACGCGCAGTTGTGGCAGCGGGGCGATATTGAGGCCCGTATCAGCAGTCCGTTTCCCCATCCGGTGGCCGCCCTGGCCTTAGGTAACAGCGTCGGCACCGATGGTAAAACCATTGAAGCTGAGGTCGTGGAGTTTGCAGATTTGGCGGCACTTCAGGCCGCTCCGGCCAATTCGCTGAACAATAAAATTGCGTTTGTATCCTACAAAATGGAACGTCACAAAGACGGCCATGGGTATGGCAAAGCGGTCGGCGCCCGGGTGGTAGGGGCGTCTGAGGCGGCCAAAAAAGGTGCGGTTGCGTTTATCATGCGCTCTGTAGGCACCGATTCGAACAAACTGGCGCATACCGGCGTATCCCGCTATGCCGAGGGCGTGAAAAAGATTCCGGCGGTGGCTATTTCTAACCCCGATGCGGATTTGCTGCAAAACGTTCTGGGCCGAAGCCAGCCGGTGATATTTGCCTTAAGTACCAGTGCCAGTGGTCCTTCTGGCAAAACCACCACTATTGCCAATGTTATCGGCGAAGTAACCGGTGCCCGCACCCCTGAACAACTGGTTACCCTGGGCGCCCACCTGGACAGCTGGGATGTGGGCACCGGCGCCATTGATGATGGTATAGGGGTGGGCATCACCCTGGCCGCAGGACACTATCTGGCTGGCCTGCCTACCCGGCCCGACCGCACCCTGCGGGTGATATTATTCGCTGCCGAGGAAGTGGGCCTGCTGGGTGCAAAAGACTATGTAAAGCAGCACCAACAGGAGATGTCCCAGCATGTTATTGGCGCCGAGTGGGATTTTGGTAATGGCAAAATTTATAAACTGGAGCCAGGCGTTAACCCCGAGGCACTGCCGGCCATTCAAAGCTTTGCCAGACATCTGTCGTCGCTAGGCGTGTCAATGGCCAGCACCAACTCAGCGAAGGGGCAGTCTGATATGAGCGCGCTGGGTGAAGCCGGGCAGCCAGCGGTCAATTTTAACCCCGACGGCAGTGATTATTTTGATTACCACCATACCCGCAACGATACCCTGGATAAGGTCAATGCTGAGGCATTAAAAACCAATACCGCGATTTATACTATGTTTGCGTACTTTGCGACCTCAACTACGGCCGAGTTTCGCCGCCCGCCGCAGACGGCCTCACGCCAGACTCAATAA
- a CDS encoding RDD family protein: MGMSVAPPDYSTYTIAELRTALQNVDKQTDPERAREIEQHLIDAEARQRQTQDEAELDEINDIEHFTVARRRERFAAAIIDALVSILAAIPFWIVANPLLEQLGLTSPQSGFLALFQSFLLGLCYGVLMFLLINGYLIATRAQTIGKHFLHIQVQTLEGRPATFSRYVFKRHLPMLLAYSLPVLGAVIALADILFIAGKPRRCLHDYVAGTRVGYISS, from the coding sequence ATGGGGATGTCCGTGGCGCCGCCTGATTATTCTACCTACACCATTGCCGAGCTACGAACCGCTTTGCAAAATGTCGATAAACAAACAGATCCTGAACGTGCCCGTGAAATTGAACAACACTTAATAGATGCCGAAGCCCGCCAGCGCCAGACCCAGGATGAGGCAGAGCTGGACGAGATTAATGATATTGAACACTTTACTGTGGCCCGCCGCCGGGAACGTTTTGCGGCCGCCATTATTGATGCTCTGGTCAGTATTCTGGCTGCCATCCCCTTCTGGATTGTGGCCAACCCGTTATTGGAACAATTGGGGCTGACCTCTCCCCAAAGCGGCTTTCTGGCACTGTTTCAATCATTTTTGCTTGGGCTGTGTTATGGGGTACTGATGTTCTTGTTGATCAACGGTTACCTCATTGCCACCCGCGCTCAGACCATCGGCAAACATTTTTTGCATATTCAGGTACAGACACTCGAAGGCCGGCCCGCCACCTTTAGCCGCTATGTGTTTAAACGGCACCTGCCGATGTTACTGGCGTATTCGTTGCCGGTCCTCGGCGCCGTCATTGCGCTGGCAGATATTTTATTTATCGCCGGCAAACCCCGTCGGTGTCTGCATGACTATGTGGCAGGTACCCGGGTGGGGTATATTTCCAGCTAA
- a CDS encoding LacI family DNA-binding transcriptional regulator — MATIKDIANAAGVSLATVSRVINNGPKVGDQTRERVKKIMQEMGYRPNANARALVTQKSASLGVVIAELLDPFFATLAHGIETVTRRHNVQILMSAGSIEKQTELKAIETLLEHRVEAMVVHSKALPDQTLIDFARQVPGFVLINRYIPEISHRCVWLDNVTGGRLMAEHMIKSGHRDIAVISSRYQIVDPIQRLDGIRQAFSQAGLTLPESHIEYATPDQEGGEKAIQNLLAKSIPFTGVLAYNDAMASGAMTMLQDHHIDIPAQVSIIGYDDVLLAKYCRPKLTTLRYPVEMMAAKAAELALAYARGEEPQNGNTYKYTPTIVKRESVVNI; from the coding sequence ATGGCTACCATCAAAGATATTGCAAATGCTGCGGGCGTGTCCCTGGCGACCGTGTCCCGGGTGATAAACAATGGCCCCAAGGTGGGCGACCAAACCCGCGAGCGGGTAAAAAAAATCATGCAGGAGATGGGTTACCGTCCCAATGCCAATGCCCGGGCACTGGTAACCCAGAAAAGCGCCTCTCTGGGAGTGGTGATTGCAGAACTGCTCGATCCGTTTTTTGCCACCCTGGCCCATGGTATCGAGACGGTTACCCGTCGCCACAATGTGCAAATCCTGATGAGCGCCGGCTCAATCGAAAAACAAACCGAATTAAAAGCCATCGAAACCCTGCTAGAACACCGGGTCGAAGCCATGGTGGTACACAGCAAAGCGCTACCCGATCAAACCCTGATTGACTTTGCCCGCCAGGTTCCCGGATTTGTACTGATTAACCGTTACATTCCCGAAATCAGTCATCGCTGTGTTTGGCTGGACAATGTGACCGGTGGCCGGTTGATGGCAGAACATATGATAAAAAGTGGTCACAGAGACATCGCAGTCATTAGCAGCCGCTACCAGATTGTTGACCCGATTCAACGTCTCGACGGTATTCGCCAGGCCTTTTCCCAGGCAGGATTAACCCTGCCAGAGAGTCATATCGAATACGCCACGCCGGACCAGGAAGGTGGCGAAAAAGCAATTCAGAATTTGCTCGCCAAAAGCATCCCGTTCACCGGCGTGCTGGCCTACAACGATGCTATGGCGTCCGGGGCGATGACCATGTTGCAGGACCATCATATTGATATTCCTGCCCAGGTATCGATTATTGGCTATGATGATGTACTGCTGGCAAAATATTGTCGGCCCAAACTGACCACCTTGCGCTATCCGGTAGAGATGATGGCCGCCAAAGCGGCCGAACTGGCACTGGCCTACGCCCGTGGTGAAGAGCCCCAGAACGGTAATACCTATAAATATACGCCTACCATTGTAAAGCGCGAATCGGTGGTTAATATCTGA
- a CDS encoding aldose epimerase family protein, with amino-acid sequence MASALSAQTNSQGCTISESVYGTVGNETVRLFTLQNQHQMQVDIINFGGIITALRVPDQHGKVDDVVAGFDDLANYVSDDACFGAIVGPYANRIGSKGFWLDDTFYPLQTNEGANTLHSSVAGVQKKLWQADTECNHHECKLVLSTLCKDGEGGFPGNRHITATYSLNQHNELSLVFDAITDKATPLSLTGHSYFNLAGGGTALEHQLTLQANHILAVDDTLIPEGAPMAVTGTPFDFRQPQAVGARIETAHPQLKKGNGYDHTFVVPEVYRNGRMPVARVCEPVSGRTMELFTTSPGVQFYSANYLSGSAPGKQGRHYCDRDALALEPQQFPDAPNQSGFPNPVLRPGEQYQSRIVYKFSTR; translated from the coding sequence ATGGCGTCGGCACTTTCAGCACAGACTAACTCACAGGGGTGTACCATCAGTGAATCAGTCTATGGCACCGTGGGCAATGAAACCGTCCGTCTGTTCACCTTACAAAACCAGCATCAGATGCAGGTGGATATTATCAATTTCGGCGGCATTATCACGGCCCTGCGGGTGCCGGATCAGCATGGAAAGGTTGACGATGTGGTGGCCGGATTTGATGATTTAGCCAATTATGTCAGCGATGATGCCTGTTTTGGGGCCATTGTCGGTCCGTATGCGAATCGTATCGGTAGTAAAGGATTTTGGCTGGATGACACATTTTATCCATTGCAGACCAATGAGGGCGCCAACACTCTGCATAGTTCGGTGGCCGGTGTGCAAAAGAAGCTATGGCAAGCCGACACAGAATGTAACCACCACGAATGTAAGCTGGTGTTGAGCACGTTGTGCAAAGACGGCGAGGGTGGTTTTCCCGGCAACCGGCATATTACGGCCACCTATTCTTTGAACCAGCACAATGAATTGAGCCTGGTGTTTGACGCAATTACCGATAAAGCCACGCCCCTGAGTCTGACCGGTCATAGTTATTTTAATCTGGCCGGGGGCGGCACGGCGCTGGAGCATCAGCTGACATTACAGGCCAACCACATTCTTGCTGTGGATGACACCCTTATCCCCGAAGGCGCGCCCATGGCCGTGACGGGTACGCCCTTTGATTTTCGCCAGCCGCAGGCTGTGGGGGCGCGTATTGAGACAGCACACCCGCAGCTTAAAAAAGGCAATGGCTATGACCATACGTTTGTGGTACCAGAAGTGTATCGAAATGGCCGTATGCCGGTAGCCCGGGTCTGTGAGCCTGTCTCGGGCCGTACCATGGAGCTGTTTACTACCAGCCCCGGGGTGCAGTTTTATTCGGCCAATTATTTGTCGGGCAGTGCCCCGGGTAAACAGGGGCGTCATTATTGCGATAGGGATGCCCTGGCCCTGGAGCCGCAACAGTTTCCGGATGCACCGAATCAATCCGGATTTCCTAACCCGGTGTTACGCCCGGGCGAGCAATACCAAAGCCGTATCGTTTACAAATTCAGTACCCGATAA